Within Thermus sp. CCB_US3_UF1, the genomic segment TGCACCGAGTGCTTGAGGACGTTCTGGCCGTAGCTGGAGCGGAAGTGGAGCCGGCCCAAAAGCTGGATGAGGCCGGGCTTCAGGCCCACCACCCCCGCCTCCAAGGCCGCCTCCTCCCCCCGCTCGTAGATGAAGGTCTTCATCTCCTGCTTGGCCTTCTCCACCACCTCCTCGATGCGGCTCGGGTGGATACGCCCGTCCTTGAGGAGCTCCTCCAGGGCCATGCGGGCGATCTCCCGGCGGATGGGGTTGAAGGAGGAGAGGAGGACGGCCTCCGGGGTGTCGTCAATGATCAGGTCCACCCCGGTGAGGGCCTCAAAGGTGCGGATGTTCCGCCCCTCCCGGCCGATGATCCGCCCCTTCATGGCGTCGGAGGGGATGGGCACCACGGAAACCGCCAGCTGGGCCGCGGTTTCCGAGGCCTGGCGCTGCATGGCCTGGGCCAGGATCTTCTGGGCCTCCCGCCGGGCCTCGAGGCGGACCTTCTCCAGGGCCGCCCGCACCTTTTGCGCCTTCTCCTCCTCCAGCTCCTGGTCCAGCCTTTCCAGGATGAGCCGCCGGGCCTCCTCCGGGGAAAGGCCCGCCACCTGGTGAAGCCGGGCCTCCACCTCCTTTTCCCGCTCCTGCAGCTGGGCTTCCTTGGCCTTCAGGGCCTCCTCCCGCCGGTTCAACCCCTCCTCCAGGGCATCCAGGCGGAGGGCCCGGGCGTCCAGGGCCTCCCCCCGCTTGGAAAGCCGCTCCGCCTCCCGCCTCAGCTCCTCCCGCTCCTCCTTGAGGCGGTCCCGCTCGGCCTTTAACTCTTCCTGCAGGGCCTTAAGGCGCTCCCGCTCGGCCCTTAGCTCCTCCCGCTCGGCCTTGAGGCGCTCCTCCGCCTCGGCCAGGCGCTTTTTGGCCTCGGCCTCCGCCGCCTCCGCCTTGCGGCGAACCTCGGCCTCCAGCTCCTGGCGGAAGGCCTTGGCCCGGGCCTCGGCCTCCTCCCTCAATAGCCTCGCTTCCTGACGGGCGGCTTCCAGGATCTCCCGCGCCTCCTTGCGGGCGGCCTCGAGGGCCGCCCGTCCCTCCTCCCGCGCCGCATCCAGAAGGCGCTTGGCCTCCTCGCCCGCCCGCTCCTCCCCCTTGCGGCGGAAGACGAGGAGGCCAGCCAGGAGGAGGACCAGGAGCAACAGCACCAGGTCCAAAAGGGTCATCTACTCCCCCTCTTCCTCGCTGGCGGCCAAGACCACTTCCCCCGCCCGCTCCAGCACCTTGGCGCGGATCTCCTCCATGAGCTCGGGCCGCTCCCTGAGGTACTCCGCCGCCTTCTCCTTACCCTGGCCCAGCCGGGCCTCCCCGTAGGAGAACCAGCTCCCCGCCTTCTCAATGACCCCCGCGGCCACGGCCACGTTCACCAGGTCCATCACCGGATCCAGGCCCCGGCCAAAGTAGATCTCCAGCTCCGCCTCCCGGAAGGGCGGGGCCAGCTTGTTCTTCACCACCTTCACCTTCACCTTGATGCCCACGGCCTCGTTGCCCACCTTGATGGGCTGGCCGCTTTTGCGCACGTCCAGGCGCACGCTGGCGTAGAACTTGAGGGCCCTCCCCCCGGGGGTGGTCTCGGGGTTGCCGTACATCACGCCCACCTTCTCCCGCACCTGGTTGATGAAGATGGCCGCGGTGTTGCTCTTGGAAAGGACCGCGGTGAGCTTCCGCAGGGCCTGGCTCATGAGCCTAGCCTGGAGACCCACGTGCTGGTCCCCCATCTCCCCCTCGATCTCCGCCTTGGGCACCAAGGCGGCCACGGAGTCCACCACGATCACGTCCACCGCCCCGGAGCGGGCCAGGAGCTCCACGATCTCCAGGGCCTGCTCCCCCGTGTCCGGCTGGGAAACCAGGAGGTCCTCCACCCGTACCCCAAGCTTCTGGGCGTAAAGGGGGTCCAGGGCGTGCTCCGCGTCCACAAAGGCCGCCACCCCCCCTTGCTTCTGGGCCTGGGCGATGATGGTGAGGGCCAGGGTGGTCTTGCCCCCGGACTCCGGGCCGTAGATCTCGATGACCCGCCCCCGGGGAATCCCGCCGATGCCGAGGGCCAGGTCCAGGCCCAGGGAGCCGGTGGGGATCACGTCCACCTGGAGCTTGGGCATCTCCCCCAGGCGCATCACCGCGCCCTTGCCGAACTCCTTCTCAATGGTCTTCAGGGCGCTCTCTAAGGCTTTCCTCTTGTTCTCGTCCATGCTCACCTCGCAAAGGGAATCTTTCTAAAATGGTGTAAACGGACCCCCTGGGCCTCAGTTCTGAACGCACCAGGGCGAACTCCGTAACCGGCCACTCCAGGCCGAAGACTACCGGGGGAACCCGGGGGGCAGGGGCCTTGCGCCGGGCCAGGGTGATGTGGGGCTTGAAGGGCTTATCCCCCCCGGCCTCCAGGGCCTCCGGGCCCAAAAGGCCCAGGACCTCCTGCCTTAGGCCCTCGGCCAGGGCCACCAACCCTTCCCCCTCGGCCTTGGCGAACCAGACCCGGGGGGTACCCTCGTTGGGGAAGTACCCGGTGCCGCGGATGCGGGCGGTAAAGGGGGGTTGAAGCCTCCCCAGGCGGTGGCCCAGGGCGGCGAGGTCCTCCAGCTCCCCCGCGGGCCGCTCCCCTAGAAAGAGCAGGGTGAGGTGGAGCTGGTGGGGGGGTACCTCCTTCCAGCCCCTGTAACGGGCCACCAGGCCCTGGGCCTCCACCAAGGCCTTGCGGACGTCTTCGGGTAAAAAGATGGCGTAAAAGAGCCTCATGTCAGGAGAAGCGCCAAGGCGGCGTAAACGCTCCGAAGCCGGATGGCCTCCCGGTCGCCGGGGAAGCGGTAGCGGCGGGCCTCGGTTCCCCTAGGGCCCGCCAGGGCCACGTACACCGTACCTACCGGCTCGCCCTCTAAGGGGTCCGGTCCGGCCACCCCGGTGGTGGCCAGGGCGTAGGTGGACCCGAAAAGCGCCCGGGCGGCCTCCGCCATGGCCTTGGCCGTCTCGGCGGAAACCGTCTTGGCGAGGAGTTCCTCCGGCACACCGAAGCGGGCCTTGGCCCCTGGGGAATAGGATACCACGCCCCCCAGGTAGAAGCGGCTGGCCCCGGGAACCCGGGTGATCTCCCCCCCCAGAAGCCCCCCGGTGAGGCTTTCCATGGTGGCCAGGGTGGCCCCCTCCAGCTCCAAGCGGCGCTTCACCGCCTCGGCCAGGGTCAGATCCCCCTCCCCCCAGACCTCCTTCAGGAGTTTGTTCCTGATCCTTTCCGCCAGTTCCGCCACCCGGTCCTCCCGGCCCCGGATCACCACCTCCACCCCGTGGAGCTTGGGGTAGGTGCCCACCTCCACCTCCTCCTCCCGGAGGAAAAGCTCCCCCAACCGCTCCACAATCTCCGACTCCCCCACGCCCCAGGTCTTGAGGACCCGCTCCCCGTAGGGCCTTCGCGGGAGGCTAAGCCGGGGGAGGAGTTCCTGCCACATGGGCCGCCACTCCGATGGGGGCCCAGGGAGGAGGACCAGGTCCTTCCCCTCCTTGCGCACCCACCAGCCCGGAGCGGTGCCCCGGGGATTGGGCAGCCAGGTGGCGGAGGGGATCTTGAGGGCCTGCTTGCGGTTGGCCTCGGGCATGACCCGCCCCCGGGCCCGGAAAAGGGCCTCAATCCGGGAAAGCATCCCCTCGTCCAGCCCTAGGGGCTCCCCCAGGGCCTCGGCCACCGCCTCCCGGGTCACATCGTCCGGGGTGGGGCCGAGGCCCCCGGAGAGGACCACCAGCCTGGCCCGCTCCCAGGCCTGGCGCACCTCCCGCACCAGGGGTCCGGGCTCGTCCGCCACCCGGAGGGTGCGCTCCACCTTAAGGGCGTAGGGCTTGAGGGTCTTGGCGATCTCCGCGGTGTTGGTGTCCAGGGTCTCCCCATAGAGGAGTTCCGTCCCCACGCCGATTATCTCTGCCCGCTCCATCCTGCCTCCTTGAAGGGCAAGGGCTCCAGGCGAAACCGCCCCCCACCCCCTTCCACTAAAGCCCCGAAGGGCACTTCCTTGCGCACCACGCCCAGGCCCAGTAGGCCGAAGGGGGTGGGGAGGAACCGCTTGGCCTCCCCTGCCTTCTGCCCCTGCCAGGTGAGGGGGAAAGGCGCTTCCCCACCGGGCTCCAGGGCCCGGAGGCCCACCAGGTGGTGGTGCACCTCCTTCCCCTCCAGCCGGGCCATGATCTCCTGGCCCACGTAGCACCCCTTGCCGTAGTCCACCAGGGGGAGGAGGCCCACGCTTTGGGGAAGCTCCCCCCGGATGTCCGCAAGGAGGGGCAGGCCCCGGAGGAGGGTGTACAAGGGGTAAAGCCCCGGGTCCAAGGCGCCCTCCCCGCTTTCGGCCACCTCCTCCCGCCCGTCCAGGTGGAGGAGGCGGAAAAGGGGGAGTTGGGCGATCTCCACCTGGTCAAAGACGATGTACCGCCTTAGGCGGGCCTTCAGGCCCTCGAGGCTCCCCCAGGGGGAGAGCAAAAAGCCCTCGGGGTGGGGGAAGAGGGTGGCTGCCTCCTCAATCTGCCCTTTGTGGTTGAGGAAAAGCGCTCCCTTGGGCCCCTCCAGCCGCCTCAGGTCCCGGGTGCACTGGCCCTGGAGAAAGGAAAGGGCATCCGGCCCCCGCAGGAGGAGGAGTCCTTGGAAGGCAAAATAGCCGCGGCCCGAGCGTAGGTTTTCCAGGGCATCCTCCATCCCCTCCATTATTGACCAAAGGGTCAGGAAGGGGGAGAATGGCGGGGGTGCGCTTTTTCTGGGGCTCTTTCCTAACGCTTTTCCTGGTAGGGGTGATCGTGGCCCTGCCCGGGGCCGCCCTGCCCCAGTGGCGGGCCCGCTACGGGGTGGGGGAGGAGGTTTCCTGGTTCTTCACCGCCTTGCTCCTGGGCCTGGTCTTAGGGGTGCGCCTGGCCCAAGGGGGAAGGCGCCACCCCCTTTTTCCCGCCGCCCTCCTCCTGGTGGGCCTGGGGCTTTGGGGGGTGGCCCTGGCCCCAGCCTTCCCCTGGGTGGTGGGCCTGGCCTTCCTCCTGGGCCTGGGGGAAGGGGTGATGAACGTGCACGGCAACAGCCTGGTGGGCGAGCTTTACCCGGAAAGGCGGGTGGAGCTCCTCAACCGGGTCAACGTGGCCTTCGGCCTGGGGGCGGTCTTCACCCCCTTGGCCCTTACCTTTTTGCCCTACACCCTTTTGCTCCTCCTGGCGGGGCTTTTGGCCTTCGGGGCTGCCCTTTTGGTCTGGAAGGCCCCGGCCGTGGGGCCCGCCCCCAGGGAAGGGGGCGGGCGGCTTTGGCCCTTTTTGCTGGCGGTGGGCCTTTACACCGGCCTCGAGGGCGCCCTGGCCACCTGGAACCGGGTCTGGCTGGAGGCCCTCGGCCACCCCACGGCCACCGGCGGGATCCTCCTCTCCCTCTACTGGCTGGGCCTGGCCCTGGGGCGGCTTTTCTTGGCCAAACCCGTGGCCGCCAACCCCCTTTGGGCCCTGAAAGGGCTCCTCCTTGGGGTCATGGGGCTCCTCCTCCTGAACCTCCTCCCCCCCACGGCCCTCCTCTTTCCCCTGGCGGGGTTCCTCCTGGGCCCCCTCTTCTCCACCCTCTTCGCCTTGGTCCAGGCCCGCTTCGGCCACCGGGCCCTGGGGGGGCTGATGTACGCGGGAGCCACGGGGAGTACCCTCATCCCGGCCCTCTTCGCCCTGCTGCCCGTGGGGGGAATCCCTTGGGGCCTTTTCACCTTAGCCCTGGGGCTCTTCCTCCTGGTCCAGGCCCTGGAACGGGAAGGGATCCATGCTTAGGGCCCTCCTCTTTGACCTGGACGGTACCCTGGCCGACACCGACCCCCTCCACCTCCTGGCCTGGCGGGAGGTCCTGGCCCCTTACGGCCTAGAGGTGGACCCGGAAACCTACCGCAGGCGCATCTCTGGCCGGCTCAACCCGGAGATCGTGCGGGACCTCCTGGGGCTCAAAGGGGAGGAGGCCAGGAGGCTCATCGAGGCCAAGGAGGCCCGCTTCCGCGAGCTGGCCCAGGACCTCGAGCCCACCCCTGGGCTTTACGGGCTCCTGGAGGAGGCCGGGCGAAGGGGCCTCACCTGGGGCGTGGTGACCAACGCCCCCCGGGCCAACGCCCGCCACGTCCTACAGGCCCTCCGCCTGGCCCCACCCCTCCTGGTCCTGGCCGAGGAGATAGGCCGGGGGAAGCCCGACCCCCTCCCCTACCGGGTGGCCCTGGCGCGCCTAGGCCTCCGGCCCGAGGAGGCCCTGGCCTTTGAGGACTCCCCCTCCGGGGTGAGGAGCGCCGTGGGGGCAGGGATTCCCACCTATGGCCTCCTCACCGGGCACGAAGGAAAAAGCCTCGCAGAGGCTGGAGCCAGGATCTTGATTAGTGAATTTTCAGATTTTCGCTTTCCTGTCTAAGCTTTCATTGCTTGCAAAGTTGTGTTTTTATAGGGTTTTGCCCGCGAGGAAGTTCCGTGAGGACGGCAAAATAACCTTGCAACACCTCATCTGCTTCTAGTATATATATGGGCTTAGCCCCAAGGAGGTG encodes:
- the rny gene encoding ribonuclease Y translates to MTLLDLVLLLLVLLLAGLLVFRRKGEERAGEEAKRLLDAAREEGRAALEAARKEAREILEAARQEARLLREEAEARAKAFRQELEAEVRRKAEAAEAEAKKRLAEAEERLKAEREELRAERERLKALQEELKAERDRLKEEREELRREAERLSKRGEALDARALRLDALEEGLNRREEALKAKEAQLQEREKEVEARLHQVAGLSPEEARRLILERLDQELEEEKAQKVRAALEKVRLEARREAQKILAQAMQRQASETAAQLAVSVVPIPSDAMKGRIIGREGRNIRTFEALTGVDLIIDDTPEAVLLSSFNPIRREIARMALEELLKDGRIHPSRIEEVVEKAKQEMKTFIYERGEEAALEAGVVGLKPGLIQLLGRLHFRSSYGQNVLKHSVQVAHLTGIMAAELGLDAALARRTGLLHDIGKSVDREVEGSHVEIGIALARRFGEPVEVVDGIAHHHDPENAETVYAVLVAAADALSAARPGARRESLEEYLQRLEALERIALSFPGVETAFAVQAGREVRVIVKPEKITDAKATLLAREIAGRIEREMNYPGQVQVTVLRETRAVAYAR
- the recA gene encoding recombinase RecA, with protein sequence MDENKRKALESALKTIEKEFGKGAVMRLGEMPKLQVDVIPTGSLGLDLALGIGGIPRGRVIEIYGPESGGKTTLALTIIAQAQKQGGVAAFVDAEHALDPLYAQKLGVRVEDLLVSQPDTGEQALEIVELLARSGAVDVIVVDSVAALVPKAEIEGEMGDQHVGLQARLMSQALRKLTAVLSKSNTAAIFINQVREKVGVMYGNPETTPGGRALKFYASVRLDVRKSGQPIKVGNEAVGIKVKVKVVKNKLAPPFREAELEIYFGRGLDPVMDLVNVAVAAGVIEKAGSWFSYGEARLGQGKEKAAEYLRERPELMEEIRAKVLERAGEVVLAASEEEGE
- the thpR gene encoding RNA 2',3'-cyclic phosphodiesterase, whose product is MRLFYAIFLPEDVRKALVEAQGLVARYRGWKEVPPHQLHLTLLFLGERPAGELEDLAALGHRLGRLQPPFTARIRGTGYFPNEGTPRVWFAKAEGEGLVALAEGLRQEVLGLLGPEALEAGGDKPFKPHITLARRKAPAPRVPPVVFGLEWPVTEFALVRSELRPRGSVYTILERFPLRGEHGREQEESLRERPEDH
- a CDS encoding CinA family nicotinamide mononucleotide deamidase-related protein, yielding MERAEIIGVGTELLYGETLDTNTAEIAKTLKPYALKVERTLRVADEPGPLVREVRQAWERARLVVLSGGLGPTPDDVTREAVAEALGEPLGLDEGMLSRIEALFRARGRVMPEANRKQALKIPSATWLPNPRGTAPGWWVRKEGKDLVLLPGPPSEWRPMWQELLPRLSLPRRPYGERVLKTWGVGESEIVERLGELFLREEEVEVGTYPKLHGVEVVIRGREDRVAELAERIRNKLLKEVWGEGDLTLAEAVKRRLELEGATLATMESLTGGLLGGEITRVPGASRFYLGGVVSYSPGAKARFGVPEELLAKTVSAETAKAMAEAARALFGSTYALATTGVAGPDPLEGEPVGTVYVALAGPRGTEARRYRFPGDREAIRLRSVYAALALLLT
- a CDS encoding glycine cleavage system protein T; this encodes MEDALENLRSGRGYFAFQGLLLLRGPDALSFLQGQCTRDLRRLEGPKGALFLNHKGQIEEAATLFPHPEGFLLSPWGSLEGLKARLRRYIVFDQVEIAQLPLFRLLHLDGREEVAESGEGALDPGLYPLYTLLRGLPLLADIRGELPQSVGLLPLVDYGKGCYVGQEIMARLEGKEVHHHLVGLRALEPGGEAPFPLTWQGQKAGEAKRFLPTPFGLLGLGVVRKEVPFGALVEGGGGRFRLEPLPFKEAGWSGQR
- a CDS encoding sugar MFS transporter, yielding MAGVRFFWGSFLTLFLVGVIVALPGAALPQWRARYGVGEEVSWFFTALLLGLVLGVRLAQGGRRHPLFPAALLLVGLGLWGVALAPAFPWVVGLAFLLGLGEGVMNVHGNSLVGELYPERRVELLNRVNVAFGLGAVFTPLALTFLPYTLLLLLAGLLAFGAALLVWKAPAVGPAPREGGGRLWPFLLAVGLYTGLEGALATWNRVWLEALGHPTATGGILLSLYWLGLALGRLFLAKPVAANPLWALKGLLLGVMGLLLLNLLPPTALLFPLAGFLLGPLFSTLFALVQARFGHRALGGLMYAGATGSTLIPALFALLPVGGIPWGLFTLALGLFLLVQALEREGIHA
- a CDS encoding HAD family phosphatase produces the protein MLRALLFDLDGTLADTDPLHLLAWREVLAPYGLEVDPETYRRRISGRLNPEIVRDLLGLKGEEARRLIEAKEARFRELAQDLEPTPGLYGLLEEAGRRGLTWGVVTNAPRANARHVLQALRLAPPLLVLAEEIGRGKPDPLPYRVALARLGLRPEEALAFEDSPSGVRSAVGAGIPTYGLLTGHEGKSLAEAGARILISEFSDFRFPV